GCTGGTATGCCGCCGAAAACGACTTCCTCGGCGACCCATTCTCCTCCCACGTAAACCCGGTGTTCTGGCACTTCCACGGCTGGATCGATGACCGCATCGAAGACTGGTTCCGCGCCCACGAGCGCTTCAATCCAGGTGAAGTCAGCCGGCTGGAAGTCAACGGTGTCGCGTGGTTTGCGCCAGGACGTTGGGTGGAAGTCGGCGATCCCTGGCTCGGCCCGGACACCCATGGCTGCAGCACCGCACCGGGGTTGCAGATGGGCAAGTCGATGGAGATGGACCCGGAGACCATGAAGCTCGCGTTGCGCATTACGTTTGGCGCGGATGAAGATGTTCTCAACGGGTTGTTCAAGCGTGTGCCTAGGCGTCCTTGGTATGCGCGGCATTTGAGGGTGAGGGCGCGGGACGCGTAAACGGCACACCCGCAAACTTCAATTTTTACGATATGAGCCTGCGGTGGCGGGCAGTAATCTGAACCGTCTGCGCTTATGCCTCGGTGCTTGTTCGACGGCACTGAAGCGTTTTCTTGTGATTGAACGGTATAAGTGCGCCTCCTTGATCGCCTCTTACGTTATAAGCGCAATGCCTATGGATGTAAGAGAGTGGCCGCTGCTTTGTTGTTTTTATAAAAATCCTACATTGATTGCCTACAAATAGTTTGAAGCTCTGACGGAGTGTTCTTATGTAGGTAATTAAACATTAAATATTGATAGGAATAGGGGGCATCTGGGTGGTTTGTGGGATGTTTCCGCAAAGCGTTACAGAAAGCTCTTGCCCGTGGTTTGGGGGGTGGCAAATACAAAGGGCGATACTTCATCCTAAGTGCGAAGAGATTTCCAGTCGCCGTGTAGTGCGCTGGTTTCTTCAGTAAGGAATCCATTTTTTTGTGTGTGGGTTTCGGTCTTTCTTCTTTCTCAATGGCTACGCGTGCTGTTGAAAAGGTGACTTACGGATGGAGTTATGACTTTAAGCAGCTTTCAAAATGAAGTGCCCAAAGCCAGGATCAATATCAAACTTGACCTGCATACCGGCGGTGCGCAGAAAAAGATTGAACTGCCACTCAAACTGATGGTGATGGGTGACTACAGCAACGGCAAGGAGCAGCGTCCGCTGTCCGAACGGGGCAAGGTCAATATCAATAAAAACAACGTTGACAGCGTCCTGGCGGACTTCTCGCCCAGCCTGAGGCTCGCCGTTCCCGATACCTTGAGCGACGAGGCATCTGATGCCTCGGTCGAGCTGAACTTTCAATGCATGAAGGACTTTGAACCCGAGCAAGTCGCGCGGCAGATCCCGCAACTGCGGGCCTTGTTGGCTATGCGCAACCTGTTGCGCGATCTCAAATCGAATCTGCTGGATAACGTGACCTTCCGTCACGAGTTAGAACGAATTCTTAAAGATGATGCGCTTAGTGATGAACTACGGGCGGAGTTGGCTGCCTTGGCGCCTATGGAAGATCGTTGATTTAACTCGAATTTTTTAAAGGAAGGTTTCGTTATGGCTATAGAAAGTTCCAGCGAGCAATCGCGCAGTGCCACTGTATTAACTGAGCCGTGCGCAGGCATTTACGGCGCGCTGTTTAACAAGATTAATCTGAACCCGATAGTAACGCTGGGTGGTATAGACGTTTTTCAGAATGCTGAGGCGTTGTCTGAAGTGTCAGCCGATGAGCGGGTAACCGCAGCGGTGAGTGTGTTTTTAAAGTTGCTTAAGCAATCACCGCAGAAAGTCGAGCGCTTGGATAAGGTTCTGCTGGACGAACACATCGCCTCCCTGGACATGCAGATCAGCCGTCAGCTTGACGCGGTCATGCACCATCCGGATTTCCAGCGTGTCGAGTCGACCTGGCGTGGCGTGAAGTCGCTGATTGATCAGACGGATTTCCGTCAAAACGTGCGCATCGAACTGTTGGATATCAGCAAGGATCACCTCGTGCAGGACTTCGAGGATGCGCCGGAAATCGCCCAGAGTGGCTTGTACCTGCACACCTACACCCAGGAGTACGACACTCCCGGCGGCGAGCCGATTGCAGCAGCTATCTCCAACTACGAGTTCAACCGAAGCCCTCAGGATATCGCCCTGCTGCGTAATATCTCGAAAGTGTCGGCGGCCGCGCATATGCCGTTTGTGGGCGCTGTCGGCCCCGCCTTCTTCGGCAAGGAGACTATGGAGGAGGTTGCCGCGATCAAGGACATCGGCAACTACTTTGACCGTGCTGAATACATCAAGTGGAAGGCGTTCCGCGACAGTGACGATGCGCGTTACATCGGCCTGACCATGCCACGCGTCCTTGGGCGTTTGCCCTATGGGCCCGACACCATTCCAGTGCGCAATTTCAATTACATCGAAAGCGTCAAGGGGCCGGATCACGGTAAATACCTGTGGACCAATGCCTCATTTGCCTTTGCGGCCAACATGGTCAAGAGCTTCATCGCCAATGGCTGGTGCGTGCAGATTCGTGGGCCGCAATCGGGCGGTGCGGTAACGGAACTGCCGATCCATCTGTACGACTTGGGCACCGGTAATCAGGTCAAGATTCCTTCCGAAGTCATGATCCCCGAAACCCGTGAGTTTGAATTTGCCAATCTCGGTTTCATCCCACTCTCGTACTACAAGAATCGCGACTACGCGTGTTTCTTTTCGGCCAATTCCGCGCAGAAACCGGCGCTGTACGACACGGCCGACGCCACCGCCAACAGTCGAATCAATGCACGCTTGCCTTACATCTTCCTGCTCTCACGGATTGCCCATTATCTGAAGCTGATCCAGCGCGAAAACATCGGCACCACCAAGGACCGACGTCTGCTGGAGCTTGAGCTGAACAAATGGATTGGCGGGCTGGTCACCGAGATGACAGACCCCGGCGATGACTTGCAGGCCTCGCACCCACTGCGCGATGCCAAGGTGACGGTCGAAGACATTGAGGACAATCCGGGCTTCTTCCGCGTCAAGTTGTACGCCGTGCCGCACTTCCAGGTCGAGGGCATGGACGTGAACCTGTCGTTGGTTTCGCAGATGCCCAAGGCCAAGGCCTGATTCAATCGTAGGGAAACGATGCCATGAAGATCGATCGCCCGTTATGGGCCGCCGGCGCATTGCTGTCGCCGCAGCAATTTCAGCAGCAGACACGCTATGAGGCTTGGGCCAATAACCAGCTTGCACTACTGACCTGGATACACCCCTGGGGTGTGCAGGTTGCGGAGTTTGACTTGGATGCCTTAGGACTGGGCAAGCTCAAGGCCACTCGATTGCAGGTGCGAATGCCCGACGGCACATGGGTCGACAGCGAATGCCTGGATCGGCTGCCTTCTGCGTTGGAACTGGCGGCCCTGCTGACCGATGAGTTTCAAGAAGTGACTGTGCTATTGGCGTTGCCATTAGAGCAAGCCAACGGCAGCAACTGCGTGTTTGAAGGCGGTAGAGTCGATCGGCCAACCCGTTATCATCAGGATTGGCGCCAGGTACAGGATATCTACGCAGACGAGGCGCAGTCGATTGGCGTGCTGGAACACGCGCTGAGTCTGCGCTTGCACAGTGACGACAACGCGGACTACGTAACGTGTCCGGTCGCACGTCTGGTGCGAGACGGGAAAGGCGCCTGGAGCCTCGACCCCGGTTACGTGCCGCCATTGCTCAGCTTCGCCGCGCATCCTGGGTTGTTGAATCAACTGGACAACCTGTTGACGCAATTGGCTGCCAAGCGCCAACGACTCATGGGGATGCGACGGGAAAGCAATCAGCGCATGGCCGACTTTGCCGTTGCCGATGTCTCGCTGTTCTGGCTGCTTAATGCCTTGAACACTTATGAGCCCGTACTGGCGGATCTGCGCGCGTTTCCGGCGCGGCATCCCGAGCATGTCTATCAAGCGCTGATCAAGCTGGCGGGCGGGCTGCTGACGTTTTCACTGGAACACGATGTCGATGAGATTCCGGCTTATCGACACGCGCACCTGGATGCCGTATTCCCGCCCTTGATGCACAGCATTTCCCTTCTGCTGGAGGCCAGTCTGCCGTCGCGGGTCATTGCCTTGCTACTGCAGGAGCGTGGGGCCAATCGCTGGCAAGTCACGTTGAATGACCCTCGCTTGCGTGAACGGGATGCTGCCGACTTTTATCTGTCAGTGCGTTGCCGGCTGCCGGCGGCGCAGTTGCAGGATCAGTTCCCGCGCTTATGCAAGATCGGCACACCCGACGCTGTCAACTACCTGGTCAATGCTGCGCTCGATGGGGTGCCGTTGCAGTCGCTCAGCCATGTGCCGGCGGCGATTCCATTGCGCCTGGAAAATCAATATTTCGCCCTTGATCTCGGCCATCCCAGCGGGCAAGCGATGCTGGACGAAGGCGTTTGCGCGTTCTACGTCCCCAGCACATTGGCCGACGTCAAGCTTGAACTGTTCGCGGTGCTGCGCTCATGAAAGTGACGTCTTTCGAAGAGCGGAATTCGGCAGCGGTGGATATCGATGCGCTGTTGCAGGACACCTATCTGTTGGTGGTTGAGTTGCGCCAGGGAGCCTCGGTGCAGAATAGCCGCGAGCTGGCGCAGCTTTGCACAGCGCAAGTGGAGCAGGTGTGCCAACAGCTCAAGCTGGCGGGTCTTGGTCAACGTAGCATCGATCACATCAGCCACGCGCAATGTGCGTTGCTCGATGAGACTGTGCTGACCTTCGCCAGCGATGAGGCGCGGGCGTCCTGGGCCAGCGAACCGTTGCAGGCCAAGTTTTTCAACCGTCACCAGGCGGGTGAGTTTCTGTATGAAGACCTACGCGAAGTATTGCGTGGAGCGGCGCCTGATCAGCATGTGCTGACTGCATTTCAGCGGGTATTGATGCTGGGTTTTCGCGGGCGCTACCGTGACCTGGAGGATCCTGAACGTGAGCAGTTACAGGTCGCCCTTGACGCGCGGGTAACGCCACTCAAGGTCAGGCATACCCTTGTTACGCAAGCGCCCAGTGGATGTGTGCTTGCGGGCCTGTCCTGGCTGCGCTCGCCGCTGATCCAGATCCTGTCGATGGGCTTGTTGCTTGCGGCTACAGGGTGGGGGTTGGACCACCTGTTGAACGACGCGATGGCTTCGCTCATGCCTGGTCAGGGGTGAGGGCACGATGACCTCCAACCTGTATCGAATCCTTTACCTGTGGGCGGGCTTATTGGCCTTCGCTTTACTGGTCGTCATTCCGCTTGCGCTGTGGGCGCGTGCACTCGGGGTGTTGATCGCGGTGTGTTGTGTCGCCTGGGCGTGGGTGTCGCAGAACCGCCGGGCCGAGCGCCCGCCTGGGTCGTTCAGGTTGGCCGATAACATGGCATTGCCTGCGACGTCGTTTCGTTACCCAGTGGTACTGGTCTGCGGAGACTGCCTGGACAATCTGTTCGGTGAGATCCCGGCCGAGCAACTGGCCCTGCGGGTTACGGCCTTGGGTTGCTATGTGCGTGTACCGAACGTGGAGCAACTGCCAGCCGTCACCGACGGGCTGTTGGCGCTGCGTCCGGGGTGGGCCGGGCAACTGGGCGTGATGTTTATCGTCAGTCCAGGCGTTCACAGTGACGGCGCAGTCCTCGCCGGCAAGGTGCGCGGTTTCAGCCATCAGCTTGCCCAGGCTCGCAAGCGTGGCATTGCGCTGCCGCTGTTGCTGGCGAGCTACCTGCAAACCTTGCAGGGTGAGGAACCATGGTTCTGTTGGGACAACGGCCACGCCGAAGTCCGTGTCCGTAACGCCGGTGCATGTGTCGGTTTGGATGAATGGCAGCGGCAGCGCGCCGATATGTCCGTACAGGCTGCACGGATGCATGCGAGCGTACAGCTGAACAGCGCTGTGGCCTGGTTGAATGAAGCGGTGCTGCCCTACCTCGTTATTCGCAACTCGCGCAATTGCTTGGCAACGACGTGTGCGATCAAGCTGATGGCGTCACTGCCCCAGGCGGTCCCAGGAGGCCTGTGGCAGCAATGGTTGCGCAGCAGGGTGGCGCTTGCGGGTAACCGGCAGGTCACGGCGGATGTGCTGTTGCCATTTCCCGATCCAGTGCTCAAC
The genomic region above belongs to Pseudomonas sp. S35 and contains:
- the tssB gene encoding type VI secretion system contractile sheath small subunit — translated: MTLSSFQNEVPKARINIKLDLHTGGAQKKIELPLKLMVMGDYSNGKEQRPLSERGKVNINKNNVDSVLADFSPSLRLAVPDTLSDEASDASVELNFQCMKDFEPEQVARQIPQLRALLAMRNLLRDLKSNLLDNVTFRHELERILKDDALSDELRAELAALAPMEDR
- the tssC gene encoding type VI secretion system contractile sheath large subunit, translated to MAIESSSEQSRSATVLTEPCAGIYGALFNKINLNPIVTLGGIDVFQNAEALSEVSADERVTAAVSVFLKLLKQSPQKVERLDKVLLDEHIASLDMQISRQLDAVMHHPDFQRVESTWRGVKSLIDQTDFRQNVRIELLDISKDHLVQDFEDAPEIAQSGLYLHTYTQEYDTPGGEPIAAAISNYEFNRSPQDIALLRNISKVSAAAHMPFVGAVGPAFFGKETMEEVAAIKDIGNYFDRAEYIKWKAFRDSDDARYIGLTMPRVLGRLPYGPDTIPVRNFNYIESVKGPDHGKYLWTNASFAFAANMVKSFIANGWCVQIRGPQSGGAVTELPIHLYDLGTGNQVKIPSEVMIPETREFEFANLGFIPLSYYKNRDYACFFSANSAQKPALYDTADATANSRINARLPYIFLLSRIAHYLKLIQRENIGTTKDRRLLELELNKWIGGLVTEMTDPGDDLQASHPLRDAKVTVEDIEDNPGFFRVKLYAVPHFQVEGMDVNLSLVSQMPKAKA
- the tssK gene encoding type VI secretion system baseplate subunit TssK, with translation MKIDRPLWAAGALLSPQQFQQQTRYEAWANNQLALLTWIHPWGVQVAEFDLDALGLGKLKATRLQVRMPDGTWVDSECLDRLPSALELAALLTDEFQEVTVLLALPLEQANGSNCVFEGGRVDRPTRYHQDWRQVQDIYADEAQSIGVLEHALSLRLHSDDNADYVTCPVARLVRDGKGAWSLDPGYVPPLLSFAAHPGLLNQLDNLLTQLAAKRQRLMGMRRESNQRMADFAVADVSLFWLLNALNTYEPVLADLRAFPARHPEHVYQALIKLAGGLLTFSLEHDVDEIPAYRHAHLDAVFPPLMHSISLLLEASLPSRVIALLLQERGANRWQVTLNDPRLRERDAADFYLSVRCRLPAAQLQDQFPRLCKIGTPDAVNYLVNAALDGVPLQSLSHVPAAIPLRLENQYFALDLGHPSGQAMLDEGVCAFYVPSTLADVKLELFAVLRS
- a CDS encoding OmpA family protein: MTSNLYRILYLWAGLLAFALLVVIPLALWARALGVLIAVCCVAWAWVSQNRRAERPPGSFRLADNMALPATSFRYPVVLVCGDCLDNLFGEIPAEQLALRVTALGCYVRVPNVEQLPAVTDGLLALRPGWAGQLGVMFIVSPGVHSDGAVLAGKVRGFSHQLAQARKRGIALPLLLASYLQTLQGEEPWFCWDNGHAEVRVRNAGACVGLDEWQRQRADMSVQAARMHASVQLNSAVAWLNEAVLPYLVIRNSRNCLATTCAIKLMASLPQAVPGGLWQQWLRSRVALAGNRQVTADVLLPFPDPVLNLLALRPLRTPLQRASVVALWLFTGAVVIALASSAWQNTLLARQISDDLRRYSAIPQPTQRHQREFLWRENAVSVLRQHAQRLDAYYRHGVPLAFGLGLYRGEQLRAPLQAVLAAHSEPPPAGKPERSASAVRLDSLSLFAPGSAQLKPGSTHVLIKALVDIKAQPGWLIVIAGHTDATGDSEKNLRLSHARAAAVHAWMQHMGGIPASCFAVQGFGATHPIASNDTEAGRAANRRVDIRLVPEAGACELATPGPGRQPPVASRDV
- the tssL gene encoding type VI secretion system protein TssL, short form — protein: MKVTSFEERNSAAVDIDALLQDTYLLVVELRQGASVQNSRELAQLCTAQVEQVCQQLKLAGLGQRSIDHISHAQCALLDETVLTFASDEARASWASEPLQAKFFNRHQAGEFLYEDLREVLRGAAPDQHVLTAFQRVLMLGFRGRYRDLEDPEREQLQVALDARVTPLKVRHTLVTQAPSGCVLAGLSWLRSPLIQILSMGLLLAATGWGLDHLLNDAMASLMPGQG